The Rhodoferax potami genome includes a region encoding these proteins:
- the sctL gene encoding type III secretion system stator protein SctL, with protein sequence MKSGKIIRREDASCLRLASSILTDAKAEAAQLLEAANHQATEQAENIRRESAEAAAQEKSRLLLEAIAIRDAYMADIEQELVSVVINAVRSIFSQYSDHERATLAVGKALKALRQETQATLHVHPNHYDALCAAVTDLLRESPPLQTLVVERDSRLKPGAFILSSDMGLVETDFESQLRAIENSLTRSVITSSEAGSGIPGRFTSSEDLKR encoded by the coding sequence ATGAAATCGGGAAAGATCATTCGTCGCGAGGATGCCAGCTGCCTGCGTCTGGCATCCAGCATTTTGACCGATGCGAAAGCAGAAGCTGCGCAATTGCTGGAAGCGGCGAACCATCAGGCAACCGAGCAGGCTGAGAATATCCGCCGCGAAAGTGCAGAAGCTGCCGCCCAGGAAAAATCCCGCCTCCTATTGGAGGCCATCGCCATTCGGGATGCATACATGGCAGACATCGAGCAGGAACTCGTGAGCGTCGTCATCAATGCGGTTCGGTCGATCTTTTCTCAGTACAGCGACCATGAACGCGCCACACTGGCCGTGGGCAAGGCGCTCAAAGCCCTACGCCAGGAAACGCAGGCCACGCTGCACGTTCATCCGAACCACTACGATGCCCTCTGCGCAGCTGTCACCGACCTGCTGCGAGAATCACCGCCGCTACAAACGCTGGTTGTGGAAAGGGACTCACGCCTCAAACCCGGCGCGTTCATACTGAGTAGCGACATGGGACTGGTTGAAACAGATTTCGAATCCCAGCTGCGTGCCATCGAGAATTCGTTGACCCGCAGCGTCATAACCTCGAGCGAGGCCGGTTCTGGAATTCCGGGGCGATTCACATCGTCGGAGGATCTGAAGCGTTGA
- a CDS encoding integrase core domain-containing protein, which produces MEKILLLRPWVLGDDYLHARVILETWRKEYNEQRPKSSLSSLTPVSCRKTQLQQTIKLTTAYTAQRY; this is translated from the coding sequence TTGGAAAAAATTCTACTTCTCAGACCTTGGGTTCTAGGGGACGATTACCTGCATGCCCGTGTAATCCTAGAAACCTGGAGAAAGGAATACAACGAGCAAAGACCGAAGAGCTCACTGAGCAGCCTAACACCGGTATCCTGTAGAAAAACACAACTACAGCAAACAATTAAATTAACAACGGCCTACACAGCCCAGCGCTACTGA